In a genomic window of Salminus brasiliensis chromosome 12, fSalBra1.hap2, whole genome shotgun sequence:
- the tedc2 gene encoding uncharacterized protein tedc2, producing MSFFVDEAIKMWRRKEAKLTETTKQCKYILRSMKTLVKHNRETDRSTSVCVKDEDIPVKEQQEIALLEQVLKKALKVRSSSALPKNHGSDLQEKNPSKNSSARNSPVPVGTTVKEAVEMNPPKKTLSTELQWRHLQPVLSKRGSLSQPAIRGKLLVTKPAPVQNVDVQKSSSLWTTCSKDSNKEKSIDLKELRSSQISPLEEQMVLSPLLPVWQVQRAKKNRLWNKVLTRHSKPGLEQARFRERLISTIWPSGQVAVRGAELDNLTLLGLDLTHCYRAELLGQQPFSACGMGEDPEISVEREYESLLMLQGLEKMMVKVIKEGDCLKKEWERKVGTPPCPLRKRSERGESVQSCLPLIMFYSTEAEFEELDRLRLQVDQLKLEIRLHQAISDLTHHLTPKQSISEWPCATSLRGLYSLLGEGGAHFPTLVLDSEPH from the exons atgtctttttttgtgGATGAAGCCATTAAAATGTGGAGGAGGAAAGAGGCAAAGCTGACTGAAACGACCAAACAATGCAAATATATTTTACGCTCCAT GAAGACGCTTGTAAAACATAACCGTGAAACCGACAGATCAACCAGTGTGTGCGTAAAAGATGAAG ATATTCCTGTGAAAGAACAGCAAGAGATTGCGCTACTAGAACAGGTTCTAAAAAAGGCATTAAAAGTTCGCAGCAGTTCTGCACTGCCCAAAAACCATGGTTCAGATTTGCAAGAAAAAAACCCTTCAAAAAACAGCAGTGCCAGAAACAGTCCAGTACCTGTCGGAACCACTGTTAAAGAAGCTGTTGAAAtgaacccccccaaaaaaacattgtCCACTGAGCTGCAATGGAGACATCTGCAACCTGTTCTTTCTAAAAGAGGATCACTGTCTCAGCCTGCCATCAGAGGGAAACTTCTGGTAACGAAACCTGCTCCAGTACAGAACGTAGATGTTCAAAAGTCATCTAGCCTTTGGACTACTTGTTCCAAAGACTCCAACAAGGAAAAGAGTATAGACTTAAAAGAATTAAGGTCAAGTCAAATATCACCTCTAGAAGAGCAAAT GGTGCTTTCTCCTTTGTTACCAGTATGGCAAGTGCAAAGGGCCAAGAAGAACag ACTGTGGAATAAAGTTCTGACCCGACACTCAAAGCCTGGACTTGAGCAAGCTCGCTTTCGGGAGAGACTTATCAGCACT ATATGGCCTTCTGGACAGGTAGCAGTCAGAGGAGCAGAGCTGGACAACCTCACACTGCTGGGGCTGGACCTGACTCACTGCTACCGTGCTGAGCTCCTGGGCCAACAGCCATTTTCAGCCTGTGGGATGGGCGAGGATCCAG AAATATCAGTGGAGAGGGAGTATGAATCGCTGCTAATGCTACAGGGACTGGAAAAAATGATGGTCAAAGTCATTAAAGAGGGTGACTGCCTTAAAAAAG AGTGGGAGAGGAAAGTTGGGACGCCACCATGCCCACTGCGAAAGAGAAGTGAGCGGGGAGAGTCAGTGCAGTCCTGTCTGCCACTCATAATGTTTTACAGCACTGAAGCAGAGTTTGAGGAGTTGGACCGTCTAAGGCTTCAAGTAGATCAGCTTAAGTTGGAGATCCGCTTGCACCAG gCTATATCTGATCTCACACACCATCTGACCCCTAAGCAGTCCATATCTGAGTGGCCCTGTGCTACTTCACTACGTGGCCTGTATTCACTCCTTGGAGAGGGGGGTGCACACTTTCCTACCCTAGTTTTAGACTCTGAGCCACATTAA